In the Mytilus trossulus isolate FHL-02 chromosome 1, PNRI_Mtr1.1.1.hap1, whole genome shotgun sequence genome, one interval contains:
- the LOC134689327 gene encoding uncharacterized protein LOC134689327, translating into MLCNKVKMEVNPNFTSQHLIYKQTKHLFHIPRFTPDKEMLSKILKNQNKKGNVFEGLYEALRKVQTFQLIPVIHATNLTKSQIEEVKKIASQYEVTDSEIDNFISEESGKDRLRRMFKKNELKERSDELVFIWDNTVKMTAIAYFGMFLLKLMNEKREFIRKSKSAVYFSGFSAGRQMRDTVITRSVLFGGAWAARCGLLAGSVLAVSQSIAVYRNKTSVLEYVIGTGVGCSLSRFMHGPEGMVGGFLIGSVIGLCIGIPVVMLMKSINKTQEDRHKDQIRELLRYQKKIQGEIKKPLTTISEEIKPKQEVTSKPEDTKPKQEVTSKSEKTKLKQEASSIKEETKPKQEAICK; encoded by the exons ATGTTATGCAATAAAGTCAAAATGGAAGTAAATCCTAATTTTACCAGTCAGCACCTGATATATAAACAGACAAagcatttatttcatatacCAAGATTTACACCAGATAAAGAAATGCtgtctaaaatattaaaaaatcaaaataagaaagGCAATGTATTTGAGGGATTATATGAAGCATTAAGAAAAGTGCAAACATTCCAGTTGATTCCAGTTATTCATGCTACAAACTTAACAAAAAGTCAGATTGAGGAAGTGAAAAAAATAGCTAGTCAATATGAAGTTACTGACAGTGAAATTGATAACTTTATATCGGAAGAATCAGGAAAAGATAGACTCCGAAGGATGTTTAAGAAAAA tGAATTGAAAGAAAGATCAGATGAATTGGTATTTATTTGGGataatacagtaaaaatgactGCAATCGCATACTTTGGAATGTTCTTATTAAAACTTATGAATGAGAAGAGAGAATTTATAAGGAAAAGCAAGAGCGCTGTATACTTTTCTGGCTTCTCAGCAGGA AGGCAAATGAGAGATACAGTGATTACAAGATCAGTATTATTTGGTGGAGCTTGGGCTGCAAGGTGTGGACTTCTAGCAGGCAGTGTATT AGCAGTGTCACAAAGTATAGCagtttatagaaataaaacatcTGTATTGGAATATGTTATTGGTACAG GTGTGGGCTGTAGTCTCAGTAGATTTATGCATGGCCCAGAAGGAATGGTTGGAGGATTTCTTATAGGAAGTGTCATTGG GTTGTGTATAGGTATTCCTGTGGTGATGTTAAtgaaaagtataaacaaaacacaagaGGATAGACACAAAGATCAAATTAGAGAACTGTTGCGATACCAAAA aaaaaTTCAGGGAGAAATAAAGAAACCATTGAcaactatatcagaagaaataAAGCCAAAACAAGAAGTTACTTCTAAACCTGAAGATACAAAGCCAAAACAAGAAGTTACCTCTAAatcagaaaaaacaaaactaaaacaaGAAGCTTCTTCaataaaagaagaaacaaaaccaaaacaagAAGCAATATGCAAGTGA